From Halichondria panicea chromosome 12, odHalPani1.1, whole genome shotgun sequence, a single genomic window includes:
- the LOC135345517 gene encoding uncharacterized protein LOC135345517, translated as MKDQRDFPYIYLQSTGCGSRSLTIPSLSASFEWTVQQVVKIGGTKGNIYIMAQTELFTPFESDHEDEDHSDAEISSDEAEKVFSKKASSKKASSKKVENESPAVSTSLSSAESSYQNYVDVIDLTTDELPNMESDDSELDDLPVVPISMDSRAINKMKRAPDMVVAKHAMIQHQRKVIQAKDEEDTQSVYIRRKLLYSDAFKAFSQPSFNVSKMLKVTLIGEGAVDDGGPRREFFSILMRDTFAKSGLFCGSPFCGSPENVLPIHSIFQSIVFRVLPTITSISLGK; from the exons ATGAAGGATCAACGTGACTTTCCTTACATTTACTTACAGTCAACAGGTTGTGGAAGTCGCTCGCTAACCATCCCATCCTTGTCGGCATCGTTTGAATGGACAGTGCAGCAGGTAGTGAAGATCGGTGGAACCAAAGGAAACATATATATAATGGCACAGACTGAGTTGTTTACACCATTTGAG AGTGATCATGAGGATGAGGATCATTCAGATGCAGAAATATCTTCAGATGAAGCTGAAAAAGTTTTCTCAAAGAAAGCTTCCTCGAAGAAAGCTTCCTCAAAGAAAGTTGAAAACGAATCTCCTGCCGTTAGTACATCTTTGAGTTCTGCTGAAAGTAGTTACCA GAATTATGTTGACGTTATTGACCTCACCACTGATGAATTACCAAACATGGAAAGTGATGACTCTGAATTAGATGATCTTCCTGTTGTTCCCATTTCAATGGATTCTCGGGCCATTAACAA GATGAAGAGAGCACCAGACATGGTGGTTGCCAAACATGCAATGATACAGCACCAGCGAAAGGTCATCCAAGCTAAAGATGAGGAAGATACGCAATCTGTGTACATACGACGAAAATTACTCTATTCTGATGCCTTCAAAGCCTTTTCTCAGCCTTCTTTTAATGTCTCTAAAATGTTGAAGGTGACACTCATTGGAGAGGGAGCTGTGGATGACGGGGGACCACGCAGGGAGTTTTTTTCCATCCTAATGAGAGACACATTTGCTAAATCTGGATTATTTTGTGGATCACCATTTTGTGGATCACCTGAAAATGTTCTTCCAATCCATAGTATCTTCCAATCCATAGTATTCAGGGTGTTGCCGACAATCACTTCTATATCATTGGGAAAATGA